From Astatotilapia calliptera chromosome 19, fAstCal1.2, whole genome shotgun sequence, a single genomic window includes:
- the rtn4ip1 gene encoding NAD(P)H oxidoreductase RTN4IP1, mitochondrial isoform X2 produces MLKMTSLRRLVHSRVLLHLSESPGVHSSLPRCARLLSTSSRCRTVMPAWVIDKYGSNEVLRFTKNASFPIINYPNEVIVKVFAAGLSPIDVAMRGGYGAATLSMKRDPLNIKQSGSEFPLVLGRDVSGVIMECGLDVKHFREGDEVWAAIPPWKQGSLAEFVLLSANEVSHKPKCLSHIEAAAIPYVATTAWSALVNTGGLRKDNCANKRILILGGSGGVGTFAVQMVKAWGAHVTVTCSQNAEQFLRGLGADHVVDYTAGPVEEPLSALEKFDLILDNVGGDTESWALKLLKPWSGAKYVTLVTPFMQNTDRLGVADGMMQSAATVASKALKHLMKGVHYRWGFFAPSGCALDEIRDMVDAKQIRPVVEETFSFSQVPQAFEKVEKGHARGKTVVQISKGGDDV; encoded by the exons ATGCTAAAGATGACTTCTCTGAGACGTTTGGTGCACAGCAGGGTGCTGCTCCACCTGAGCGAGTCTCCAGGTGTGCACAGCTCCCTGCCCAGGTGCGCCAGGCTGCTCAGCACCTCCAGCAGGTGCAGGACTGTCATGCCCGCCTGGGTCATTGATAAATACGGAAGCAATGAGGTCTTACGGTTCACCAAGAACGCCAGCTTTCCCATCATCAACTATCCCAATGAGGTGATTGTCAAGGTGTTTGCAGCAGGACTCAGCCCCATCGACGTCGCCATGAGAG GTGGCTACGGCGCAGCTACATTGTCCATGAAGAGAGATCCTTTGAACATCAAGCAGTCGGGCAGTGAGTTTCCTCTCGTTCTGGGCCGGGATGTGTCCGGGGTCATCATGGAGTGCGGCCTGGACGTGAAGCACTTCAGAGAGGGGGACGAG GTTTGGGCGGCGATCCCGCCGTGGAAGCAGGGCAGCCTGGCGGAGTTTGTGTTGCTGAGCGCCAACGAG GTGTCCCACAAACCAAAGTGTCTGAGCCACATCGAGGCTGCTGCCATTCCCTACGTGGCAACCACCGCCTGGTCAGCGCTGGTTAATACTGGCGGTCTGAGAAAGGACAACTGTGCCAACAAGAG GATTTTGATCCTTGGAGGATCTGGAGGAGTGGGAACGTTTGCTGTACAG ATGGTGAAGGCGTGGGGCGCCCACGTGACCGTTACCTGCTCCCAGAACGCCGAGCAGTTCTTAAGGGGGCTCGGGGCGGACCACGTGGTGGACTACACCGCTGGGCCCGTCGAGGAGCCGCTCAGCGCTCTGGAGAA GTTCGACCTGATCCTGGATAATGTCGGGGGTGACACGGAGAGTTGGGCGTTGAAGCTGCTGAAGCCGTGGAGCGGCGCCAAGTACGTCACCCTGGTGACGCCGTTCATGCAGAACACCGACAGGCTGGGTGTAGCTGACGGCATGATGCAGTCCGCCGCTACAGTGGCCAGCAAGGCCTTAAAA CACCTGATGAAAGGAGTTCATTACCGCTGGGGATTCTTTGCACCCAGCGGCTGTGCCTTGGATGAAATCAGGGACATGGTGGATGCAAAACAG ATCCGGCCCGTGGTGGAGGAGACCTTCAGCTTTTCACAAGTGCCTCAGGCCTTTGAGAAGGTGGAGAAGGGTCACGCCCGAGGAAAGACGGTAGTCCAGATCAGCAAAGGGGGCGACGACGTATAG
- the rtn4ip1 gene encoding NAD(P)H oxidoreductase RTN4IP1, mitochondrial isoform X1, whose protein sequence is MLKMTSLRRLVHSRVLLHLSESPGVHSSLPRCARLLSTSSRCRTVMPAWVIDKYGSNEVLRFTKNASFPIINYPNEVIVKVFAAGLSPIDVAMRGGYGAATLSMKRDPLNIKQSGSEFPLVLGRDVSGVIMECGLDVKHFREGDEVWAAIPPWKQGSLAEFVLLSANEVSHKPKCLSHIEAAAIPYVATTAWSALVNTGGLRKDNCANKRILILGGSGGVGTFAVQMVKAWGAHVTVTCSQNAEQFLRGLGADHVVDYTAGPVEEPLSALEKFDLILDNVGGDTESWALKLLKPWSGAKYVTLVTPFMQNTDRLGVADGMMQSAATVASKALKHLMKGVHYRWGFFAPSGCALDEIRDMVDAKQPPWLDVSGDVMASYIYTYTHIQLTPTPKVCSLTTTLPSSQLHISSSPLYPLSETCPCANLLLFGCFHQRHPLLVSSASFSFTWKSIIAASFHGRLLC, encoded by the exons ATGCTAAAGATGACTTCTCTGAGACGTTTGGTGCACAGCAGGGTGCTGCTCCACCTGAGCGAGTCTCCAGGTGTGCACAGCTCCCTGCCCAGGTGCGCCAGGCTGCTCAGCACCTCCAGCAGGTGCAGGACTGTCATGCCCGCCTGGGTCATTGATAAATACGGAAGCAATGAGGTCTTACGGTTCACCAAGAACGCCAGCTTTCCCATCATCAACTATCCCAATGAGGTGATTGTCAAGGTGTTTGCAGCAGGACTCAGCCCCATCGACGTCGCCATGAGAG GTGGCTACGGCGCAGCTACATTGTCCATGAAGAGAGATCCTTTGAACATCAAGCAGTCGGGCAGTGAGTTTCCTCTCGTTCTGGGCCGGGATGTGTCCGGGGTCATCATGGAGTGCGGCCTGGACGTGAAGCACTTCAGAGAGGGGGACGAG GTTTGGGCGGCGATCCCGCCGTGGAAGCAGGGCAGCCTGGCGGAGTTTGTGTTGCTGAGCGCCAACGAG GTGTCCCACAAACCAAAGTGTCTGAGCCACATCGAGGCTGCTGCCATTCCCTACGTGGCAACCACCGCCTGGTCAGCGCTGGTTAATACTGGCGGTCTGAGAAAGGACAACTGTGCCAACAAGAG GATTTTGATCCTTGGAGGATCTGGAGGAGTGGGAACGTTTGCTGTACAG ATGGTGAAGGCGTGGGGCGCCCACGTGACCGTTACCTGCTCCCAGAACGCCGAGCAGTTCTTAAGGGGGCTCGGGGCGGACCACGTGGTGGACTACACCGCTGGGCCCGTCGAGGAGCCGCTCAGCGCTCTGGAGAA GTTCGACCTGATCCTGGATAATGTCGGGGGTGACACGGAGAGTTGGGCGTTGAAGCTGCTGAAGCCGTGGAGCGGCGCCAAGTACGTCACCCTGGTGACGCCGTTCATGCAGAACACCGACAGGCTGGGTGTAGCTGACGGCATGATGCAGTCCGCCGCTACAGTGGCCAGCAAGGCCTTAAAA CACCTGATGAAAGGAGTTCATTACCGCTGGGGATTCTTTGCACCCAGCGGCTGTGCCTTGGATGAAATCAGGGACATGGTGGATGCAAAACAG CCCCCCTGGTTGGATGTTTCTGGAGACGTCATGGCCtcgtatatatacacatatacacatatacagctGACTCCCACTCCAAAGGTGTGTAGTCTTACCACTACACTACCCAGCTCACAACTTCATATCTCCAGTTCCCCACTTTACCCTCTATCTGAAACGTGCCCTTGTGCAAACCTTCTTCTGTTTGGCTGTTTCCATCAACGGCACCCGTTGCTTGTTAGCTCCGCCTCATTCTCTTTCACCTGGAAGTCCATCATAGCTGCCTCTTTTCATGGAAGACTCCTGTGTTGA